TACATTTGCTGGCGGGCAGGCGTACGGCCCAAATGTATGTGAAAAACAGCATACATTGTGCCGGTGCGCAGGCGTATGGCCCGAATGTATGCGAAAAACAGCATACATTGTGCTGACGCCTACCGTTTACGGAACAAACTAAGCCCTAAGCCTGGAAGAGTCAATTCTTGCTTAACAGCGGAGCGGACAGAACGACCCGCGGATAAGCGATTGGAATAACATTCTGTTTGCGGATCGTCCACCCAAGTGCTCACGTAGATTCTAACCCACAATAAAGAGCTGCCCCATTCAACCATTCTATGGCTTTTGGGACAGCCCTTGTTGTCGCCGGGCTAATTCTATTTCACAGCTAATTTGAGCTGTTTCAGTGAAGCATTGTAGCTCCATACGAGCGCAGGGAACCTTTTCTTGAAGGCATTCAGCTCGATGAAGGTCTCTCCGTCCTGGAACAGCGCCTCCTTGGAAGCCAGGGTGAACCCGGATACGTTACCGGCACCGGTGGTCAGCAGCACCTTCTTGTTCTTGGCATCCCAGGAGACCTCATTCTCCACCAGCGCGGAGAGAACACGGGAGGCGGCATACACCTTATCGCCCTGCTGGATCAGGCCTACATTTCCGGCAAAAGCAGTGCCGTTGATATCCAGAATATGACGGTCACCAGAGGCGACAATCTCCTTCATCCCGGCAATTTGCAGAGCGGTAATCAACTGGGCAGTTTTGCCCTTGACCTCGATATCAGGCGCAAGTCCGATATGGTTGAAATCCTCCTTGTTCGGAGTCAGATACTTCATGGTGGTCAGCTTCAGTTCGCCGCCGCCGGACATGGGAATCAGGCTCTGAATCCGGGCCTTTCCGTAAGAGCGCGTGCCTACAACTGTAGCCAGCTTATTGTCACGAAGTGCACCGGTCAAGGCTTCGGAGGCGCTGGCCGTATATTCATTGGTCAATACGACCACAGGTACGCCGATCTTGCTGCCGTTCGTAATTGCGACTGGTTTGAGTGTACCGGTCTGGTCGGAGGTGTACATCATAATACCGGCATCCATGAACTTGGAGACGATATTCTGGGCGCTGTTCATATAACCGCCTGTATTATCGCGCAGATCAAGAACCAGCGATTTCATGCCGCCTGAACGCATTTTGTCCAGCGCTGCGGAGAATTCCTCATCGGCAGTCTGAGTGAAGCCGTTGATGGAGATGTAAGCGATTTTGGAGCTAAGCATCTTGCTGGTTACGGAGCTTGTAGCAATCTCGCTGCGGGTAACCGTATAGGATTTGTTAGCCCCGTTTCTCTGAATCAGCAGTGAGACCTTGGTGCCCGCTTTGCCGCTCAGCTCGTCGCCATTCGTATCAGCCACCCGCACCCCGTTGATTTTGAGGATGGAGTCGCCGCGCTTTAGTCCTGCGGACTCGGCCGGGGAGCCGCTCATGACCTCTTCAATGTAGAGCTCTTTGCCCGAATACATCAGCCGGACGCCGATGCCGACATATTGCAGATCAACCTGATGACCGAAGTCCGCGGCTTCCTCCTTCGTGAAGTATTGGCTGTAGGGATCGTCCAATGTGCTGACCATACCGTCAATTGCGCCGCGGATAAGTGTATCCTGGTCTACACCCTCGACGTTGTAATACTCCAGATATTGCATAATTTCATTGATAATCTCCGTCTTTGAGGCTTGTGCCGCGTCGGTGGCGGCCGCGTCTGCTGCTGAAGCAGCAGGAGCCCAGGCGATGGATAGCGCCAGACAGCTGCTTAAAAGTGCAGTAACAATTTTGGCTGATTTCATGAGTTCATGACATCCTTTAGATGAATTTTTTGAATTTAGGACTGTGCTTCGAAGCCGATATGATAAGTAGTGTCAATTGTCCAGGCACCGCTCTCCGTCTTGGAGAGGAGGAGGATCAGAGACTGGGTATAGGTCTCCTTCGATTCACCGTCCGTAATGACCACTTCCGCATAGACTGCGGCTTCATAGTCCGTGTAATAGAAGACATTGGAGGAAGACACCGCATAACTTAGATCATAATTTTTGAAATAATCACGCAGCTCCTCTTTGTAAGAGTCGTCATCCTCCTTATTGTACGAGGTCATCACGGCAAGGACTGCATCTGCATTGCGGGCATTCATCCCCTGGTAGTATTTGCTGAGCGTATCCTTAATTCCGGTCTGATCGCCCTGTGGCAGCACAGCCGGCTTCATGCCTTGTTCCCGCGTCAGCAGCACGGAGGATTCCTGCAGATCCATGGCAGAGATCCTCCAGGCGCCGTTTTGACGGACTAGCGTATATAGGTATTCGTACTGTTCATCCGGTGTATA
The window above is part of the Paenibacillus sp. FSL H8-0048 genome. Proteins encoded here:
- a CDS encoding S41 family peptidase; its protein translation is MKSAKIVTALLSSCLALSIAWAPAASAADAAATDAAQASKTEIINEIMQYLEYYNVEGVDQDTLIRGAIDGMVSTLDDPYSQYFTKEEAADFGHQVDLQYVGIGVRLMYSGKELYIEEVMSGSPAESAGLKRGDSILKINGVRVADTNGDELSGKAGTKVSLLIQRNGANKSYTVTRSEIATSSVTSKMLSSKIAYISINGFTQTADEEFSAALDKMRSGGMKSLVLDLRDNTGGYMNSAQNIVSKFMDAGIMMYTSDQTGTLKPVAITNGSKIGVPVVVLTNEYTASASEALTGALRDNKLATVVGTRSYGKARIQSLIPMSGGGELKLTTMKYLTPNKEDFNHIGLAPDIEVKGKTAQLITALQIAGMKEIVASGDRHILDINGTAFAGNVGLIQQGDKVYAASRVLSALVENEVSWDAKNKKVLLTTGAGNVSGFTLASKEALFQDGETFIELNAFKKRFPALVWSYNASLKQLKLAVK